A genome region from Streptomyces xanthophaeus includes the following:
- a CDS encoding alpha/beta hydrolase produces the protein MNQDPPEPPAQDEPVPEHRRWPRLTLPGCWGALLLACLSFTPSLLPRGGVLQGLICGISAAIGYGLGVVAAYVWRAFADRDARTPSRRSWLVLVVGAVVLFGVSFGLGQYWQHEIRLLMGVTDYNVLFTVACPFVAALVFLVLLLAGRGLRALYHRAADLLGRWVGRRAARVVGWILVAGLAWAAFSGLLLNGFVNASNEAFSLRDTETPEGVHQPTSALRSGGPGSLVPWDSLGREGRAFADGGPSAQEIGAFTHRTAQEPVRAYAGLETSDDTETRAARAVADLERAGGFDRENLLVMTTTGSGWVDPAAVDSFEYLGNGDAATVAIQYSYLPSWMSYLVDQSKARAAGRDLFDAVYDKWSKLPPNKRPRLFVAGESLGSFGGETAFSGEADLRNRTAGTVFAGPPNFNTLFREFSDHRDAGSPEIEPVYRDGRTVRFTDDPATGVPPADRPWDGPRVLYLMHPSDPIVWWSPGLALTEPDWIGERPGSDVLESMVWIPFVTFWQVTADLPFSTGVPDGHGHTYKAAYVDAWNDVMRPGGFTAQDLNELKDIVSPQN, from the coding sequence ATGAACCAGGACCCGCCGGAACCTCCCGCGCAGGACGAGCCGGTACCCGAACACCGTCGGTGGCCCCGCCTGACGCTGCCCGGCTGCTGGGGCGCGCTCCTCCTGGCCTGCCTGTCCTTCACCCCGTCACTGCTCCCCCGCGGCGGCGTACTCCAAGGCCTGATCTGCGGCATCAGCGCGGCCATCGGCTACGGGCTGGGCGTGGTCGCCGCCTACGTGTGGCGCGCCTTCGCCGACCGGGACGCGCGGACCCCCTCGCGCCGGTCGTGGCTCGTCCTCGTCGTCGGCGCGGTCGTGCTCTTCGGCGTCTCGTTCGGGCTCGGCCAGTACTGGCAGCACGAGATCCGGCTGCTCATGGGGGTCACCGACTACAACGTCCTGTTCACCGTCGCCTGCCCCTTCGTCGCGGCCCTCGTCTTCCTGGTCCTGCTCCTGGCCGGGCGGGGGCTGCGGGCCCTGTACCACCGGGCCGCCGACCTGCTCGGGCGCTGGGTCGGCAGGCGCGCGGCGCGGGTGGTCGGCTGGATCCTGGTGGCGGGCCTGGCGTGGGCCGCGTTCTCGGGGCTGCTGCTGAACGGCTTCGTGAACGCGTCCAACGAGGCCTTCTCGCTGCGTGACACGGAGACCCCGGAAGGCGTGCACCAGCCCACGTCGGCGCTGCGCTCGGGCGGGCCCGGCTCGCTGGTGCCATGGGACTCGCTGGGCCGGGAGGGCCGGGCGTTCGCCGACGGAGGACCCTCGGCCCAGGAGATCGGCGCGTTCACCCACCGTACGGCGCAGGAGCCCGTCCGCGCCTACGCCGGGCTGGAGACCTCGGACGACACGGAGACCCGGGCGGCCCGGGCGGTCGCGGACCTCGAGCGGGCCGGCGGCTTCGACCGCGAGAACCTGCTCGTGATGACCACCACGGGCAGCGGCTGGGTCGATCCCGCCGCTGTGGACTCGTTCGAGTACCTGGGCAACGGCGACGCGGCCACCGTGGCGATCCAGTACTCGTACCTGCCGTCGTGGATGTCGTACCTGGTGGACCAGTCCAAGGCGCGCGCGGCCGGCCGCGATCTCTTCGACGCGGTCTACGACAAATGGTCCAAGCTGCCCCCGAACAAGCGCCCGCGCCTGTTCGTGGCGGGTGAGAGCCTGGGGTCGTTCGGCGGCGAGACCGCCTTCAGCGGGGAGGCCGACCTGCGCAACCGCACCGCCGGCACCGTGTTCGCCGGCCCGCCCAACTTCAACACGCTGTTCCGCGAGTTCAGCGACCACCGCGACGCGGGCAGTCCCGAGATCGAACCCGTCTACCGGGACGGGCGGACCGTCCGGTTCACCGACGACCCGGCCACCGGGGTCCCTCCGGCGGACCGGCCGTGGGACGGCCCGCGGGTGCTCTACCTGATGCACCCGTCCGACCCGATCGTCTGGTGGAGCCCGGGGCTGGCCCTCACCGAGCCCGACTGGATCGGGGAACGGCCCGGCTCCGACGTGCTCGAATCCATGGTCTGGATTCCGTTCGTGACCTTCTGGCAGGTCACCGCCGACCTGCCGTTCTCGACCGGCGTACCGGACGGCCACGGCCACACGTACAAGGCCGCGTACGTCGACGCCTGGAACGATGTCATGCGGCCCGGCGGATTCACCGCACAGGACCTGAACGAGCTGAAGGACATCGTCTCGCCGCAGAACTGA
- a CDS encoding trypco2 family protein, with the protein MSGRIGLTEVVTALQEELAEAARAGAGRDVRFPVEGVTLEFQVAVTVDATAGGKAKFWVLELGAEAGHSRETVQTVTLQLGAPVGRDGQTVRIASQPRPERP; encoded by the coding sequence GTGAGCGGCAGGATCGGGCTGACCGAGGTCGTGACGGCGCTCCAGGAGGAGCTCGCCGAGGCGGCGCGGGCCGGTGCCGGACGTGACGTCCGGTTTCCGGTGGAGGGGGTGACCCTGGAGTTCCAGGTGGCCGTCACCGTGGACGCGACGGCCGGCGGGAAGGCCAAGTTCTGGGTCCTCGAACTCGGCGCCGAGGCCGGGCACAGTCGGGAGACCGTGCAGACCGTCACCCTGCAGCTGGGCGCTCCGGTCGGGCGGGACGGCCAGACCGTGCGTATCGCCTCGCAGCCCCGCCCCGAGAGGCCCTGA
- a CDS encoding ferritin-like domain-containing protein has translation MNDPTPGSVDLPVPEGKIFPRNLTARADHVVRGNPSGSRPESGVDNCFPGLEFDQRNLEKAFFPGLTVDFHHASGSRVLAVTGGVAADQGITEADLDTGTPQDPRPLYLWAVCGRTTVDQEEQDAPVFHATERTGLELWRRVHDLLPGRVAVVLGRTPGSTSPGAFWVPDGGLNRRRTDDRSEVQRDADGALEWAILVADRARYLDPDGVIDPDVYQAGDLTRSLCAPWQYDFRECGCYYWAASKPDISTSSDGLHRNLNFQRRDRTTNPPEPDIPTIRGRAAKELDHPALIANWNVLPVVLNGREDDSMELPDWSGLQPMTRARVIRELERLACVEHALCLEYLYAHYSLNAPPVFDPAVHDPATPEGARTRKIYAAAAEVFSVAVDEMRHLRWVNEMLGTLGRPLRLEPPRPDTVIQIQTDRRFELKPLTPEQLDWFIAVERPSAVTADPQGIDGMYVKLHETIVRRPELFPEADRLAHLVKLIIDEGNDHHRRFTAVKEHLAELSPDDYLRPLSTEPGTALDVQLVELSALNYTMLLGALEATLQRGDTAGGVLIEQARRTMSNLHELNHLLASRGVAPRFTKLPAAPEPVGEEAIASASAATSASVPARATGPEPADGQAALAAARASGTVRQNINALAVDGMREMMSRHQADTDALIAAFSLR, from the coding sequence ATGAACGACCCCACTCCCGGCAGCGTCGACCTCCCCGTACCCGAGGGGAAGATCTTCCCCCGCAACCTCACCGCACGGGCCGACCACGTGGTCCGCGGCAACCCGTCCGGATCCCGCCCGGAGAGCGGTGTCGACAACTGCTTCCCCGGCCTGGAATTCGACCAGCGCAACCTGGAGAAGGCGTTCTTCCCCGGCCTGACCGTCGACTTCCACCACGCGAGCGGATCACGGGTGCTGGCCGTCACCGGCGGAGTCGCCGCCGACCAGGGCATCACCGAGGCCGACCTGGACACGGGAACGCCGCAGGACCCACGGCCCCTCTACCTGTGGGCCGTCTGCGGGCGCACCACCGTCGACCAGGAGGAGCAGGACGCGCCCGTGTTCCACGCGACCGAGCGGACCGGCCTGGAACTGTGGCGCCGGGTGCACGACCTGCTCCCGGGCCGGGTGGCCGTCGTCCTCGGCCGCACCCCGGGCAGCACCTCACCCGGGGCCTTCTGGGTGCCGGACGGCGGCCTCAACCGCCGGCGGACGGACGACCGGAGCGAGGTGCAGCGCGACGCGGACGGCGCCCTGGAGTGGGCGATCCTGGTCGCCGACCGGGCCCGCTACCTCGACCCGGACGGGGTCATCGACCCCGACGTGTACCAGGCCGGCGACCTCACCCGGAGTCTCTGCGCGCCCTGGCAGTACGACTTCCGCGAATGCGGCTGCTACTACTGGGCCGCCTCCAAGCCGGACATCTCCACCAGCTCCGACGGCCTGCACCGCAACCTCAACTTCCAGCGCCGCGACCGCACCACCAACCCGCCCGAGCCCGACATCCCCACCATCCGGGGCCGGGCCGCCAAGGAGCTCGACCACCCCGCCCTGATCGCGAACTGGAACGTGCTCCCCGTCGTCCTCAACGGCCGCGAGGACGACAGCATGGAACTGCCGGACTGGTCCGGCCTGCAGCCGATGACGCGCGCGAGGGTGATCCGGGAACTGGAACGCCTCGCCTGCGTCGAGCACGCGCTCTGCCTCGAATACCTCTACGCCCACTACTCCCTGAACGCCCCGCCCGTCTTCGACCCGGCCGTGCACGACCCGGCCACGCCCGAGGGGGCGCGCACCCGGAAGATCTACGCGGCCGCCGCGGAGGTGTTCTCCGTCGCGGTGGACGAGATGCGCCACCTGAGATGGGTCAACGAGATGCTCGGCACACTCGGACGGCCACTGCGGCTCGAACCGCCCCGGCCCGACACCGTGATCCAGATCCAGACGGACCGGCGCTTCGAGCTGAAGCCGCTCACCCCGGAACAACTGGACTGGTTCATCGCCGTGGAGCGCCCCAGCGCGGTGACCGCCGACCCGCAGGGCATCGACGGGATGTACGTCAAGCTGCACGAGACCATCGTCCGCCGCCCGGAACTCTTCCCCGAGGCGGACCGGCTGGCGCACCTCGTCAAGCTCATCATCGACGAGGGCAACGACCACCACCGCCGCTTCACCGCCGTCAAGGAGCATCTCGCGGAGCTTTCCCCCGACGACTACCTCCGGCCGCTGAGTACCGAACCGGGCACTGCGCTCGACGTGCAGCTGGTCGAACTGTCGGCGCTGAACTACACCATGCTGCTCGGCGCCTTGGAGGCCACGCTGCAACGGGGCGACACCGCGGGCGGGGTGCTGATCGAACAGGCCCGCCGCACGATGTCCAACCTCCACGAGCTCAACCACCTCCTCGCGTCACGCGGCGTCGCACCCCGCTTCACCAAGCTCCCCGCGGCGCCCGAACCCGTCGGCGAGGAGGCGATCGCGTCCGCGTCCGCCGCGACCTCCGCGTCGGTGCCCGCACGGGCGACCGGCCCGGAACCCGCCGACGGCCAGGCCGCCCTGGCCGCGGCACGGGCTTCCGGCACGGTACGGCAGAACATCAACGCCCTCGCCGTCGACGGGATGCGTGAAATGATGTCCCGTCATCAGGCCGACACCGACGCCTTGATCGCCGCCTTCAGCCTGCGATGA
- a CDS encoding nucleoside deaminase, giving the protein MTVTAHTQEANIQDLKRTWLDEAIRLATNSVANGGGPFGALVVKDGDIVAIGNNQVTSTLDPTAHAEVTAMRAACQELDTFSLEGCVLVTSCEPCPMCLSSALWARVDRIVFSADRHDAAVAGFDDRKFYDLFEKQPASKWPLAIEHLDLPHRTAPFDAWVAKTDRIDY; this is encoded by the coding sequence GTGACCGTGACCGCGCACACCCAAGAAGCGAACATCCAGGACCTCAAGCGCACCTGGCTGGACGAGGCGATCAGACTGGCCACGAACAGCGTGGCGAACGGCGGCGGGCCGTTCGGCGCCCTGGTCGTCAAGGACGGTGACATCGTGGCCATCGGGAACAACCAGGTCACCTCCACCCTGGACCCGACGGCCCACGCCGAGGTGACCGCGATGCGTGCCGCCTGCCAGGAGCTGGACACCTTCTCGCTCGAAGGCTGCGTCCTGGTGACCTCGTGCGAACCGTGTCCGATGTGCCTTTCCTCGGCGCTGTGGGCGCGGGTCGACCGGATCGTCTTCTCCGCCGACCGGCACGACGCCGCGGTGGCCGGTTTCGACGACCGCAAGTTCTACGACCTGTTCGAGAAGCAGCCCGCGTCGAAGTGGCCGTTGGCGATCGAGCACCTGGACCTGCCCCACCGTACGGCGCCGTTCGACGCGTGGGTGGCCAAGACCGACCGCATCGACTACTGA
- a CDS encoding SulP family inorganic anion transporter, producing MTTRHDGHGVPSRFRAVPGIRAVSSYRREWLPKDLVAGVVLTTLLVPQGMAYAELAGLPAITGLYTTILCMLGYAVFGPSRILVLGPDSSLGPMIAATVLPLVAADGDPDRAVALASMLAVMVAAIMILASVAKLGFIADLISKPTMIGYMNGLALTILIGQLPKLLGFKVEADNLIGECAGLVREIADGAVVPAAAAVGLGGIALILVLQRFLPKVPAVLVMVVLAIAAAAFFDLDEHGVGLVGVLPEGFPPFTIPEVQLADLAPLLGGALGIALVSLADTISNASAFAARTGQEVRGNQEMAGVGAANLAAALFQGFPVSSSGSRTAVAERAGARSQLTGIVGAALIVLMLVVAPGLFRNLPQPALAAVVITASLSLADIPGAARLWQQRQAEFLLCFAAFAGVALLGVLPGIAIAVALSVLNVFRRTWWPYDTVLGRVRGLEGYHDIRSYPHAEHLPGLVIYRFDAPLIFANAKTFRDEVRRLAGADPRPSWIVVAAEPMTDVDTTAADMLEELDEALNADGVHLVFAELKDPVRRKIERYELTRTIDPRHFFPTVEAAVAAFRLRTAAQWSAPGPDGPAGPPPAGPK from the coding sequence GTGACCACCCGGCACGACGGCCACGGGGTGCCCTCCCGCTTCCGGGCGGTTCCCGGGATCCGCGCGGTGTCGTCCTACCGGCGCGAGTGGCTGCCCAAGGATCTGGTCGCGGGAGTCGTCCTGACCACGCTGCTGGTGCCGCAGGGCATGGCCTACGCCGAGCTGGCGGGCCTGCCGGCCATCACCGGCCTGTACACGACGATCCTCTGCATGCTCGGGTACGCCGTGTTCGGGCCGTCCCGGATCCTGGTGCTGGGCCCGGACTCCTCGCTGGGTCCGATGATCGCCGCCACCGTGCTGCCCCTGGTCGCGGCCGACGGGGATCCCGACCGGGCCGTCGCGCTCGCGTCGATGCTCGCGGTCATGGTGGCGGCCATCATGATCCTGGCCTCGGTGGCGAAGCTCGGCTTCATCGCCGACCTGATCTCCAAACCGACGATGATCGGCTACATGAACGGCCTGGCCCTGACCATTCTCATCGGGCAGCTCCCCAAGCTGCTCGGCTTCAAGGTCGAGGCGGACAACCTGATCGGTGAATGCGCCGGCCTCGTGCGGGAGATCGCCGACGGGGCGGTGGTACCGGCCGCCGCCGCCGTGGGCCTCGGCGGGATCGCCCTGATCCTGGTCCTGCAGCGCTTCCTGCCGAAGGTTCCGGCGGTGCTCGTGATGGTGGTCCTGGCGATCGCCGCGGCCGCCTTCTTCGACCTGGACGAGCACGGCGTGGGCCTGGTCGGTGTACTGCCCGAGGGCTTCCCGCCGTTCACCATCCCCGAGGTACAGCTCGCCGACCTCGCGCCGCTGCTCGGCGGTGCGCTGGGCATCGCCCTGGTGTCACTGGCCGACACGATCTCCAACGCGTCCGCCTTCGCGGCCCGCACCGGCCAGGAGGTCCGCGGCAACCAGGAGATGGCGGGCGTCGGTGCGGCCAACCTGGCGGCCGCCCTCTTCCAGGGCTTCCCCGTCAGCAGCAGCGGTTCCCGGACGGCGGTGGCGGAGCGGGCGGGGGCCCGGAGCCAGCTCACCGGGATCGTCGGGGCGGCGCTCATCGTCCTCATGCTCGTGGTCGCTCCGGGCCTGTTCCGCAACCTCCCCCAGCCGGCCCTCGCGGCCGTGGTGATCACCGCGTCGCTGTCCCTGGCGGACATCCCGGGGGCCGCGCGGCTCTGGCAGCAGCGCCAGGCGGAATTCCTGCTCTGCTTCGCGGCCTTCGCCGGGGTGGCCCTGCTCGGCGTGCTGCCCGGCATCGCCATCGCCGTGGCCCTGTCGGTACTCAACGTCTTCCGGCGCACCTGGTGGCCGTACGACACCGTGCTGGGGCGGGTCCGGGGCCTGGAGGGCTACCACGACATCCGCTCGTACCCGCACGCCGAGCACCTGCCGGGCCTGGTGATCTACCGGTTCGACGCCCCGCTCATCTTCGCCAACGCCAAGACCTTCCGGGACGAGGTCAGGCGGCTGGCCGGGGCGGATCCGAGGCCGAGCTGGATCGTGGTCGCGGCGGAGCCGATGACGGACGTGGACACCACCGCCGCCGACATGCTGGAGGAGCTCGACGAGGCGCTCAACGCGGACGGTGTGCACCTGGTGTTCGCCGAGCTCAAGGACCCGGTGCGGCGGAAGATCGAGCGGTACGAACTCACCCGGACCATCGACCCCCGGCACTTCTTCCCCACCGTGGAGGCCGCGGTCGCCGCCTTCCGGCTGCGCACCGCAGCGCAGTGGTCCGCGCCGGGCCCCGACGGGCCCGCCGGTCCCCCGCCCGCAGGCCCGAAATGA
- a CDS encoding CPBP family intramembrane glutamic endopeptidase has product MGVTVAVLVAANLALHRWTGLWGLVTAVVVSGLLLGVLRWAGGTLADAGLARGTLARGTRWALVLIGLVGVVYLAGALLPATRGLFEDRRYEAMDGGEVLLRSFVLVPVGTVLVEEIAFRGVLYGLVDRVRGALQATAVSSLLFGLWHVLPSLHLATAKPAVNSVVGDSGLGAVLAVLGAVLFTAAAGVLFCELRRRSGSLLAPMGLHWAVNAFGYLVGYLLR; this is encoded by the coding sequence GTGGGAGTCACGGTGGCCGTCCTCGTCGCCGCCAACCTGGCCCTGCACCGCTGGACGGGCCTGTGGGGCCTGGTGACGGCCGTCGTGGTCAGCGGCCTGCTGCTCGGTGTGCTCCGCTGGGCCGGCGGCACCCTCGCGGACGCGGGTCTGGCGCGGGGCACGCTGGCGCGCGGTACCCGTTGGGCGCTGGTCCTGATCGGCCTGGTCGGCGTCGTCTACCTGGCCGGGGCCCTGCTGCCGGCCACCAGGGGGCTGTTCGAGGACCGGCGGTACGAGGCGATGGACGGGGGCGAGGTGCTGCTCCGGTCGTTCGTCCTGGTGCCCGTCGGCACGGTCCTGGTGGAGGAGATCGCCTTCCGCGGCGTGCTCTACGGCCTCGTGGACCGCGTCCGCGGGGCGCTCCAGGCGACCGCCGTGTCGAGTCTGCTGTTCGGGTTGTGGCACGTGCTGCCGTCGCTGCACCTGGCGACCGCCAAACCGGCAGTGAACTCGGTGGTCGGCGACTCCGGGCTCGGGGCCGTGCTGGCGGTGCTGGGGGCCGTGCTGTTCACGGCGGCGGCCGGCGTCCTGTTCTGCGAACTGCGCCGCCGCAGCGGCAGCCTGCTGGCTCCCATGGGACTGCACTGGGCGGTGAACGCCTTCGGCTACCTCGTCGGGTACCTGCTGCGCTGA
- a CDS encoding cation-translocating P-type ATPase, translated as MTVRSDSLAEPPRAAGDGWYARSPEEVVAAFGVDPAAGLSAARAAQLLAAHGPNALPEEQRTPAWRRFLAQYRSYMQIVLVAAAIVSLVIQEWTTAILLIVLTLLNAVVGLRQEGKAESAMNALKSMMKATARVRRDGREAEIPAEQLVDGDVVLISAGDQVPADGRLVEASALQIDESALTGESVPAAKETGPLQGSRLSPGDQTNTAFMNTPVTHGSGVMIVTATGADTELGKISGMLSATEKEVPPLTKELDRLTLWITGAAGLTMIVMFALGRQRDQAWDVLFVSAVSLAIAAIPEALPTVTQAILSVGSLNLAKRNAIVKELPSVETLAFTSAINSDKTGTLTMNQMTAVEVLSPTDRYTVSGTGYGLAGKVHHAAGSAAGIEDAILPYVVASDAKLVGGEVVGDPTEGALLVLAHKAGLDTDATRDALPRLATLPFDPEYKLMATFHSAVDASGRPVVRCFVKGAAPAVMARAATALSAGETVPWDADLLRRAEEQSERMGGEGRRVMAAAMRDMDPDGFDPEGDLLAYVTGLRMTSLVGMVDPPREEARAAVADAQAAHIRVRLVTGDDVTTGAAIARQIGIPGEAVLGSDFAAMSEEEQLARIEGIGVVGRVAPEHKVLLANTLKKKGEVVAMTGDGVNDAPAIKAADIGIAMGSGTDVAKNAGRMILSDDNFATIVYAVEQGRTIYDNLTKYIRFVLLLLVTFVLTFLGATVFNIAAGEPFTPPQVLWIHFVVNASFGFALGFDRESAGLMRRRPRPRGESVLTRPVLVTVGLGGLAITVLLLGLITLGERHFGDVEIGRSIAFTAFSLCLIVAAFECRSETDSVLTTSTFDSRQMNWVALAQFVLSVLVTQMDGFQRVLGTTEIDARQFGWALLAAVVLLLVWELGKLVARRSRAASNTASNTAPGTASRTA; from the coding sequence ATGACGGTGCGGTCGGATTCCTTGGCGGAACCGCCCCGGGCTGCCGGGGACGGCTGGTACGCGCGCTCCCCCGAGGAGGTCGTGGCGGCGTTCGGTGTCGATCCCGCGGCCGGCCTGTCCGCGGCGCGGGCCGCGCAACTCCTGGCCGCGCACGGCCCCAACGCCCTGCCCGAGGAGCAGCGGACACCGGCCTGGCGCCGCTTCCTCGCCCAGTACCGCAGTTACATGCAGATCGTCCTGGTGGCCGCGGCGATCGTCTCGCTGGTCATCCAGGAGTGGACCACCGCGATCCTGCTGATCGTACTGACGCTGCTGAACGCGGTCGTGGGCCTGCGCCAGGAGGGCAAGGCCGAGAGCGCCATGAACGCGCTGAAGTCGATGATGAAGGCGACGGCCCGGGTGCGCAGGGACGGCAGGGAGGCCGAGATCCCCGCCGAACAGCTGGTCGACGGCGATGTCGTGCTCATCTCCGCCGGGGACCAGGTGCCGGCGGACGGGCGTCTCGTCGAGGCCAGCGCCCTGCAGATCGACGAGTCGGCGCTGACCGGTGAGAGCGTTCCCGCCGCGAAGGAGACCGGCCCGCTGCAGGGCAGCCGGCTGTCGCCCGGCGACCAGACCAACACGGCGTTCATGAACACCCCGGTCACCCACGGCAGCGGCGTCATGATCGTCACCGCGACCGGCGCGGACACCGAGCTCGGCAAGATCTCCGGAATGCTGTCGGCCACCGAGAAGGAAGTGCCGCCGCTCACCAAGGAGCTCGACCGGCTGACCCTGTGGATCACGGGGGCGGCGGGCCTCACCATGATCGTGATGTTCGCCTTGGGGCGCCAGCGGGACCAGGCCTGGGACGTGCTGTTCGTCAGCGCGGTCTCACTGGCCATCGCGGCCATCCCCGAGGCCCTGCCGACCGTGACCCAGGCGATCCTGTCCGTCGGGAGCCTGAACCTGGCGAAGCGCAACGCCATCGTCAAGGAACTGCCGTCGGTGGAGACGCTGGCGTTCACGTCGGCGATCAACTCGGACAAGACCGGCACCCTGACGATGAACCAGATGACGGCCGTCGAAGTGCTGAGCCCCACCGACCGGTACACCGTGTCGGGCACGGGCTACGGGCTCGCGGGGAAGGTCCACCACGCCGCCGGGTCCGCCGCGGGGATCGAGGACGCGATCCTGCCGTACGTGGTGGCCAGCGACGCCAAGCTGGTGGGCGGCGAGGTGGTGGGCGATCCGACCGAGGGGGCGCTGCTGGTCCTCGCGCACAAGGCCGGCCTGGACACCGACGCCACCCGGGACGCCCTCCCCCGGCTCGCCACCCTGCCGTTCGACCCCGAGTACAAGCTGATGGCCACCTTCCACTCGGCGGTCGACGCCTCCGGGCGGCCGGTCGTGCGCTGCTTCGTCAAGGGAGCGGCCCCTGCCGTGATGGCGCGTGCCGCCACCGCGCTCTCGGCGGGCGAGACCGTCCCCTGGGACGCCGATCTGCTCCGCCGGGCCGAGGAGCAGAGCGAGCGGATGGGCGGCGAGGGGCGGCGGGTGATGGCCGCGGCCATGCGTGACATGGACCCGGACGGCTTCGATCCGGAGGGCGACCTGCTCGCGTACGTCACCGGGCTGCGGATGACCAGTCTCGTCGGCATGGTCGATCCGCCCCGTGAGGAGGCCAGGGCCGCGGTGGCCGACGCGCAGGCGGCGCACATCCGGGTCCGCCTGGTGACCGGGGACGACGTCACCACCGGGGCGGCGATCGCCCGGCAGATCGGGATCCCCGGCGAGGCCGTACTGGGATCCGATTTCGCCGCCATGAGCGAGGAGGAGCAGCTCGCCCGCATCGAGGGGATCGGAGTGGTGGGGCGGGTCGCCCCGGAGCACAAGGTGCTGCTCGCGAACACGCTGAAGAAGAAGGGCGAGGTCGTGGCGATGACCGGGGACGGCGTCAACGACGCTCCCGCCATCAAGGCCGCCGACATCGGTATCGCCATGGGCAGTGGCACGGACGTGGCCAAGAACGCCGGCCGCATGATCCTCTCCGACGACAACTTCGCCACCATCGTCTACGCCGTCGAGCAGGGCCGGACGATCTACGACAACCTCACCAAGTACATCCGGTTCGTCCTGCTCCTGCTGGTCACGTTCGTGCTGACGTTCCTCGGGGCCACCGTCTTCAACATCGCCGCCGGCGAGCCGTTCACCCCGCCGCAGGTGCTGTGGATCCACTTCGTCGTCAACGCCTCCTTCGGCTTCGCGCTCGGCTTCGACCGGGAGAGCGCAGGGCTCATGCGCCGCCGGCCGCGCCCGCGCGGAGAATCGGTGCTCACCCGTCCCGTGCTGGTCACGGTCGGGCTCGGCGGGCTCGCGATCACGGTCCTCCTGCTCGGCCTGATCACGCTCGGCGAGAGGCACTTCGGCGACGTCGAGATCGGCCGGTCGATCGCGTTCACGGCCTTCTCCCTCTGCCTGATCGTGGCGGCGTTCGAGTGCCGCAGCGAGACGGATTCCGTGCTGACGACGTCCACGTTCGACAGCAGGCAGATGAACTGGGTCGCCCTGGCCCAGTTCGTGCTCTCCGTGCTGGTGACCCAGATGGACGGCTTCCAGCGTGTCCTCGGGACGACCGAGATCGACGCGCGGCAGTTCGGCTGGGCGCTGCTGGCCGCCGTCGTGCTCCTGCTCGTGTGGGAACTCGGCAAGCTCGTGGCCCGCCGGTCGAGGGCCGCGTCGAACACCGCGTCGAACACCGCGCCGGGTACCGCGTCGAGGACCGCGTGA